A genomic stretch from Pseudomonas alkylphenolica includes:
- a CDS encoding SulP family inorganic anion transporter: MAWPDRQRLLPFLSWLPRQTRTSVRRDLLVGLSGAILALPQSIAYALIAGLPAEYGLYAAIVPVLIACLWGSSWHLICGPTAAISIVLYASVSPLAVSGSDDYITLILLLTFLAGVFQWLLGMLRFGALVNFVSHSVVLGFTLGAAVVIALGQLPSLLGLDLPNQATALKTLESLLEHAGEVDWPSLVLGLGTLLLGVALKLLRPRWPGLLITLTIASLLVWLLPGVFAHVQLVPGFAGQLPPLSPLPLLDFELILRLLPSAVAVGMLGLVTSLSIARSLSSRSEQLIDANQEIRAQGLSNMVGSLFSGYLSSGSFTRSGLSYDAGARSPLAGVFSALWVALFAVAGASLIAHIPIPAMAASILLICWGLIDHRAMRALFRVSRSEFLVMALTAAATLLLELQTAIYAGVLASLFFYLKRTSRPRVQHSREGDTDVLRVGGSIFFGASHYLQVRLQRCQGPDVVIDARQINFIDFSGVDMLHREARRLRRAGGSLTLHRARPQVIEELHKLEGVTHCPIRFEE, encoded by the coding sequence ATGGCCTGGCCAGATCGCCAACGTCTGCTGCCGTTTCTCAGCTGGCTGCCCCGGCAAACCCGCACCAGTGTGCGGCGCGATCTGCTGGTTGGGCTGAGTGGGGCGATCCTTGCATTGCCGCAATCAATCGCCTACGCATTAATCGCCGGCCTGCCCGCCGAATATGGCTTGTATGCAGCGATTGTCCCGGTGCTGATTGCCTGCCTCTGGGGTTCGTCCTGGCACCTGATCTGCGGGCCGACGGCGGCGATTTCCATTGTGCTCTATGCCAGCGTCAGCCCCCTGGCTGTCAGCGGCAGTGACGACTACATCACCCTGATCCTGTTGCTTACGTTCCTCGCCGGAGTGTTTCAGTGGTTGCTGGGAATGCTGCGTTTCGGCGCACTGGTCAATTTTGTCTCTCATTCGGTGGTACTGGGCTTTACCCTCGGCGCCGCAGTGGTCATCGCCCTGGGACAACTGCCGAGCCTGTTGGGGCTGGATCTGCCCAACCAGGCCACCGCGTTGAAGACCCTGGAAAGCCTGCTGGAACACGCAGGAGAAGTAGACTGGCCTTCGCTGGTGCTAGGCCTGGGTACGCTGCTGCTGGGTGTTGCGCTGAAGCTGCTGCGCCCGCGCTGGCCCGGCCTGTTGATAACCCTGACGATTGCCAGTCTGCTGGTCTGGTTGCTGCCTGGAGTATTCGCCCATGTGCAATTGGTACCCGGCTTCGCCGGCCAGTTGCCGCCCCTGAGCCCATTGCCGCTGCTCGACTTCGAACTGATCCTGCGCTTGCTGCCCAGCGCCGTGGCGGTGGGCATGCTGGGGCTGGTTACCAGCCTGTCGATAGCCCGGTCGCTATCGTCGCGTTCAGAGCAGTTGATCGACGCCAATCAGGAAATCCGCGCTCAAGGCCTGTCGAACATGGTCGGCAGCCTGTTCTCCGGTTACCTGTCGTCAGGTTCCTTCACCCGCTCCGGGTTGAGCTATGACGCCGGTGCCCGCTCACCCTTGGCCGGGGTGTTCTCGGCGCTCTGGGTCGCGCTGTTCGCCGTAGCCGGCGCCAGCTTGATTGCACATATCCCGATCCCGGCGATGGCCGCCAGCATCCTGTTGATCTGCTGGGGCCTGATCGATCATCGGGCGATGCGCGCGCTGTTCCGAGTCAGCCGTTCGGAGTTTCTGGTCATGGCCCTGACTGCTGCGGCAACCTTGCTGCTGGAGCTACAGACCGCCATCTACGCCGGGGTGCTGGCCTCGCTATTCTTCTACCTCAAACGCACCTCACGACCGCGGGTTCAGCACTCGCGTGAAGGCGACACGGATGTGCTGCGTGTGGGCGGTTCGATTTTCTTCGGTGCCAGCCACTACCTGCAGGTGCGTTTGCAACGCTGCCAGGGACCGGATGTGGTGATCGATGCCCGGCAGATCAACTTCATCGACTTTTCCGGCGTCGACATGCTCCACCGCGAAGCCCGCCGATTGCGTCGGGCAGGCGGCAGCCTGACGCTACATCGGGCGCGTCCGCAGGTAATTGAGGAATTACATAAGTTGGAAGGGGTAACACACTGCCCGATCCGCTTCGAAGAGTGA
- a CDS encoding NAD(P)-dependent oxidoreductase has translation MKNAETPVFKLILAGGLSSLGSALMAELLKRQHEVIAVVDDLNTLAPRPGLHFKIGGLNSVDQAEQSVAGGSAVVCLLAALAPDDFVAQLHMSQALVAGMSRTTIRRLLLVGDFSVLDHSEGHSEQQRACADQIVDLLQRSPLHWTLINTPQQIAGLGIEHFHQTHGTLEPGLREPLQRLARVAAAMVDALELKLHYGEHVNFVF, from the coding sequence GTGAAAAATGCCGAAACCCCAGTGTTCAAACTGATCCTGGCCGGTGGTTTGAGCAGCCTGGGCAGCGCCCTGATGGCCGAATTGCTCAAGCGCCAGCATGAAGTGATCGCCGTGGTCGACGACTTGAACACCCTGGCGCCACGCCCGGGGCTGCACTTCAAGATAGGCGGGCTGAACAGCGTTGATCAAGCGGAGCAAAGCGTAGCCGGTGGCTCGGCGGTGGTCTGCCTGCTGGCGGCGCTGGCTCCCGACGATTTCGTCGCACAGCTGCACATGAGCCAGGCACTGGTTGCCGGCATGTCTCGCACAACTATACGCCGCCTGTTGCTGGTCGGCGATTTCAGCGTGCTCGACCATAGCGAAGGTCACAGCGAGCAACAACGGGCCTGTGCCGATCAAATCGTCGACCTGTTGCAACGCAGCCCGCTGCACTGGACCTTGATCAACACCCCGCAGCAAATCGCCGGGCTGGGCATCGAGCATTTCCACCAGACCCACGGCACCCTGGAGCCGGGCCTTCGCGAACCGTTGCAACGCTTGGCCAGGGTAGCTGCCGCCATGGTCGATGCCCTGGAGTTGAAACTGCACTACGGCGAGCATGTGAACTTCGTCTTCTAA
- a CDS encoding DOPA 4,5-dioxygenase family protein, with protein MQRIKGYHAHVYYDASTMEQARQLCEEAAKLFGVSMGRMHQKPVGPHPDWSCQLAFGPEVVGVVLPWLALYRHGLVVFLHPLTGDDLADHRDHGIWMGAVRPLDLSIFE; from the coding sequence GTGCAGAGGATCAAGGGGTATCACGCCCATGTCTATTATGACGCCAGCACCATGGAACAAGCACGGCAGCTATGTGAAGAGGCTGCCAAGCTGTTTGGGGTGAGCATGGGGCGAATGCATCAGAAACCGGTCGGGCCGCATCCGGACTGGAGCTGCCAGTTGGCGTTCGGGCCGGAAGTGGTCGGGGTGGTGTTGCCCTGGCTGGCGCTGTATCGCCATGGGCTGGTGGTGTTCCTGCATCCGCTGACCGGAGATGATCTGGCGGATCATCGCGATCATGGAATCTGGATGGGAGCGGTGCGGCCGCTTGATCTGTCGATCTTTGAATAG
- the trpA gene encoding tryptophan synthase subunit alpha, with the protein MSRIEQRFAELKAEGRSALVTFITAGDPGYDASLAILKGLPAAGSDVIELGMPFTDPMADGVSIQLATLRALEAGQTLAKTLQMVREFRVDNQTTPIVLMGYYNPIHRFGAEAFVAQAKEVGVDGLIIVDLPPEHDAELATPAQASGIDFIRLTTPTTDDVRLPRVLERSSGFVYYVSVAGVTGAGSATTEQVSSAIERLRRHTDLPISVGFGIRTPEQAAAIAKLADGVVVGSALVDKIAQAKSADQAVGDVLELCSALAQGVRGARKA; encoded by the coding sequence ATGAGCCGGATCGAACAACGCTTCGCCGAACTGAAGGCCGAAGGCCGTTCCGCACTGGTCACCTTCATCACCGCCGGCGACCCTGGCTACGATGCCTCGCTGGCGATCCTCAAAGGCCTGCCGGCTGCTGGCTCCGACGTCATCGAGCTGGGCATGCCGTTCACCGATCCGATGGCCGACGGTGTGTCCATCCAGTTGGCGACCTTGCGTGCCCTGGAGGCTGGCCAGACCCTGGCGAAAACCTTGCAGATGGTTCGCGAGTTCCGCGTCGACAACCAGACCACGCCGATCGTGCTGATGGGCTACTACAACCCCATCCACCGCTTTGGCGCCGAAGCCTTCGTCGCCCAGGCCAAGGAAGTGGGGGTCGACGGTCTGATCATCGTCGACCTGCCGCCTGAGCATGACGCTGAGCTGGCTACCCCGGCCCAGGCATCCGGTATCGACTTCATCCGCCTGACCACCCCGACCACCGACGACGTGCGCCTGCCGCGCGTGCTGGAACGCAGCTCCGGCTTCGTCTACTACGTCTCGGTAGCGGGTGTCACCGGTGCGGGTTCGGCCACTACCGAACAGGTCAGCAGCGCCATCGAACGTCTGCGCCGGCATACCGACCTGCCGATCAGCGTCGGTTTCGGTATCCGTACCCCAGAACAGGCGGCAGCCATCGCCAAACTGGCCGATGGTGTGGTGGTCGGTTCGGCGCTGGTCGACAAGATTGCCCAAGCCAAGTCGGCTGATCAGGCCGTGGGTGATGTGCTGGAGCTGTGTTCGGCGTTGGCCCAGGGTGTGCGGGGCGCGCGCAAGGCTTGA
- the trpB gene encoding tryptophan synthase subunit beta translates to MTQTNFRAGPDANGLFGAFGGRYVAETLMPLVLDLAREYEAAKADPEFLEQLAYFQRDYIGRPNPLYFAERLTEHCGGAKIFFKREELNHTGAHKVNNCIGQVLLAKRMGKKRLIAETGAGMHGVATATVAARFGLPCVIYMGATDIERQQANVFRMKLLGAEIVPVTSGTGTLKDAMNEALRDWVTNVEDTFYLIGTVAGPHPYPAMVRDFQSIIGKETRAQLQEKEGRLPDSLIACVGGGSNAMGLFHDFLDDTSVQIIGVEAGGHGVDTDKHAASLTGGVPGVLHGNRTYLLQDADGQITDAHSISAGLDYPGIGPEHAYLHEVKRVEYVSINDEEALAAFHTTCRLEGIIPALETSHALAEAIKRAPTLPKDHLMVVCLSGRGDKDMQTVMSHMAAQEKQA, encoded by the coding sequence ATGACCCAGACCAACTTCCGCGCCGGCCCCGATGCCAATGGCCTGTTTGGCGCATTCGGCGGCCGCTACGTGGCTGAAACCCTGATGCCGCTGGTGCTCGACCTTGCCCGCGAGTACGAAGCCGCCAAAGCCGATCCTGAGTTCCTTGAGCAGCTGGCCTACTTCCAGCGCGACTACATCGGCCGTCCCAACCCGCTGTACTTCGCCGAACGCCTGACCGAACACTGTGGCGGTGCAAAAATCTTCTTCAAACGTGAAGAGCTCAACCACACCGGCGCGCACAAAGTGAACAACTGCATCGGCCAGGTACTGCTGGCCAAGCGCATGGGCAAAAAGCGCCTGATCGCCGAAACCGGCGCCGGCATGCACGGCGTGGCCACCGCCACCGTGGCCGCACGCTTCGGCCTGCCTTGCGTGATCTACATGGGTGCTACCGACATCGAGCGCCAACAGGCCAACGTATTTCGCATGAAGCTGCTCGGCGCCGAGATCGTCCCGGTGACCTCCGGTACCGGCACGCTCAAGGACGCCATGAACGAGGCCCTGCGCGACTGGGTCACCAACGTCGAAGACACCTTCTACCTGATCGGCACCGTTGCCGGACCACACCCGTATCCGGCGATGGTTCGCGACTTCCAGTCGATCATCGGCAAGGAAACCCGCGCCCAGCTGCAAGAGAAAGAAGGCCGCCTGCCCGACAGCCTGATCGCCTGCGTTGGCGGCGGTTCCAATGCCATGGGCCTGTTCCATGACTTCCTCGACGACACCAGTGTGCAGATCATCGGCGTCGAAGCCGGTGGCCACGGCGTCGACACCGACAAGCACGCCGCCAGCCTCACCGGTGGTGTTCCGGGCGTTCTGCATGGCAACCGCACCTACCTGCTGCAGGATGCCGACGGCCAGATCACCGACGCCCACTCGATTTCCGCCGGCCTGGACTACCCGGGCATCGGCCCTGAACACGCCTACCTGCATGAAGTGAAACGCGTCGAGTACGTCAGCATCAACGACGAAGAAGCCTTGGCCGCGTTCCACACCACCTGCCGCCTGGAAGGCATCATTCCGGCCCTGGAAACCTCCCACGCCCTGGCCGAAGCGATCAAACGCGCCCCGACCCTGCCCAAGGATCACCTGATGGTGGTGTGCCTGTCCGGGCGTGGCGACAAAGACATGCAAACCGTGATGAGCCATATGGCTGCCCAGGAGAAACAGGCATGA
- a CDS encoding LysR family transcriptional regulator, translated as MRQDLPPLNALRAFEATARLNSVSQAAEQLHVTHGAVSRQLKVLEEHLGVSLFVKDGRGIKLTDAGLRLRDASSDAFERLRSVCAELSQSSADAPFVLGCSGSLLARWFIPRLGRLKADLPELRLHLSAGEGDLDPRRPGLDALLVFAEPPWPADMQVHVLAQERIGPVLSPHFTGFARLQQAPAEALLEETLLQTTSRPQAWPSWAQQQGINPEALRYGQDFEHLYYLLEAAVAGLGVAIAPQPLVADDLRAGRLAAPWGFCQTQAALALWVPRRAADGRAEQLAGWLRAELARQSD; from the coding sequence ATGCGCCAGGACCTGCCTCCCCTCAATGCCCTGCGGGCTTTCGAAGCCACTGCCCGGCTCAACAGCGTCAGCCAGGCTGCCGAGCAACTGCACGTTACTCATGGTGCCGTCAGCCGGCAGCTGAAGGTGCTGGAGGAGCATCTAGGGGTCAGCCTGTTCGTCAAGGATGGGCGTGGCATTAAACTCACAGATGCCGGCTTGCGTTTGCGCGATGCCAGCTCCGATGCCTTCGAGCGCTTGCGCAGTGTGTGTGCCGAGTTGAGCCAGAGCAGTGCCGACGCGCCGTTTGTGCTCGGTTGCTCCGGCAGTTTGCTGGCACGCTGGTTCATTCCACGACTGGGCCGTCTGAAGGCGGACTTGCCGGAATTGCGTCTGCATTTGTCCGCTGGTGAAGGCGACCTCGACCCGCGTCGTCCCGGCCTTGATGCCCTGCTGGTGTTCGCCGAGCCGCCCTGGCCGGCCGATATGCAGGTGCATGTGCTGGCCCAGGAGCGCATCGGTCCGGTGCTCAGCCCGCACTTCACAGGCTTCGCCCGCCTGCAACAGGCACCGGCTGAGGCTTTGCTGGAAGAGACCCTGCTGCAGACCACCTCACGTCCACAGGCCTGGCCAAGCTGGGCGCAGCAACAGGGTATCAACCCTGAGGCGCTGCGCTATGGCCAGGATTTCGAGCATCTGTATTACTTGCTGGAAGCGGCTGTAGCCGGCCTGGGCGTGGCAATCGCACCGCAGCCGCTGGTGGCCGATGACTTGCGTGCCGGGCGTCTGGCTGCACCCTGGGGCTTTTGCCAGACGCAGGCTGCCTTGGCGTTGTGGGTGCCGCGACGCGCCGCGGATGGGCGCGCCGAGCAACTGGCCGGATGGTTACGCGCCGAGCTGGCGCGCCAGAGCGATTAG
- a CDS encoding DUF883 family protein, with the protein MANHSLRKASLQSMEAEIESLLKSLESLKDDASDESRKTLKTLKGNAENALRHSRSLLSDAYEEVKTKTRQTGLATRDYAQEHPWTTAGVAIGALGLLAAYLMCRRDN; encoded by the coding sequence ATGGCCAACCATTCGCTGCGTAAAGCGTCGCTGCAAAGTATGGAAGCGGAGATCGAAAGCCTGCTCAAGTCGCTGGAAAGCCTCAAGGACGACGCCTCGGATGAGTCGCGCAAGACCCTCAAGACGCTCAAGGGCAACGCCGAGAACGCCTTGCGTCATTCGCGCAGCCTGCTCAGCGATGCCTATGAAGAGGTGAAAACCAAGACCCGCCAGACCGGCCTGGCCACCCGCGACTACGCCCAGGAACACCCCTGGACCACCGCTGGCGTAGCCATTGGTGCCCTTGGCCTGCTCGCCGCCTACCTGATGTGCAGGCGCGATAACTAA
- a CDS encoding dodecin produces the protein MSDHHTYKKIELVGSSPNSIEEAINNALAEAGKSIKHLEWFEVVDTRGHIKDNKAAHFQVTLKVGFRIVNS, from the coding sequence ATGTCGGATCACCACACTTACAAGAAAATCGAACTCGTCGGCTCGTCACCCAACAGCATCGAAGAGGCGATCAACAATGCCCTGGCCGAAGCGGGCAAAAGCATCAAGCACCTTGAGTGGTTCGAAGTGGTCGACACCCGCGGGCACATCAAGGACAACAAGGCGGCGCACTTTCAGGTAACGCTCAAGGTGGGATTCCGTATCGTCAACAGCTGA
- a CDS encoding DUF1161 domain-containing protein codes for MKKLVVALGLMALAGTALAAGKPCEELKSEIAAKLDAKGVSGYSLEIVDKGAAAGGKVVGTCEGGTKEIVYKRG; via the coding sequence ATGAAGAAGTTGGTAGTGGCACTGGGTTTGATGGCGCTGGCGGGCACTGCCCTTGCCGCGGGCAAACCGTGCGAAGAATTGAAGAGTGAAATAGCCGCCAAGCTTGATGCCAAAGGCGTCAGCGGCTATTCGTTGGAGATCGTTGACAAGGGTGCAGCGGCGGGCGGCAAGGTCGTCGGGACCTGCGAAGGCGGCACCAAGGAAATCGTCTACAAGCGCGGCTGA
- a CDS encoding LLM class flavin-dependent oxidoreductase: MKRLADIKFSTLDLVPVRADGSPAQSLRNSLDLAQHVEKFGYNRFWVAEHHNMDGIASSATAVLLSYLAGGTSTIRVGAGGVMLPNHAPLVIAEQFGTLESLYPGRIDLGLGRAPGSDQMTARALRRERSGSADDFPDDVEELVRYLGPRTADQKVIAVPGHGTNVPIWLLGSSLFSAQLAGMRGLPYAFASHFAPRYMHEAIRIYRNHFQPSAVLEKPYVMLGVPLVAADTDEQANYLATSVYQRILALMRGQSLVQRPPVQSMDGLWLPHEREAVGDFLGLAMVGGPQKIRAKLDVLLEQTQADELIFTCDLYEHADRIRSYELLSQVMRGN, encoded by the coding sequence ATGAAGCGACTTGCAGACATCAAATTTTCCACCCTCGACCTGGTCCCGGTGCGTGCCGACGGCAGCCCGGCGCAGTCCCTGCGCAACTCGCTGGACCTGGCGCAACACGTGGAAAAATTCGGCTACAACCGCTTCTGGGTCGCCGAGCACCACAACATGGACGGCATCGCCAGTTCGGCCACCGCTGTGCTGCTCAGTTACCTGGCCGGCGGCACTTCGACTATCCGCGTCGGTGCCGGTGGCGTCATGCTGCCCAACCATGCGCCGCTGGTGATTGCCGAACAGTTTGGCACCCTGGAAAGCCTCTATCCCGGTCGTATTGACCTGGGCCTGGGGCGTGCACCGGGTTCTGACCAGATGACCGCTCGTGCCCTGCGTCGTGAACGCTCCGGCAGTGCTGACGATTTTCCTGACGATGTCGAAGAGCTGGTGCGCTACCTGGGGCCTCGGACCGCGGACCAGAAAGTTATCGCCGTGCCCGGCCATGGCACCAACGTGCCGATCTGGCTGCTCGGTTCCAGCCTGTTCAGCGCCCAGCTGGCCGGCATGCGCGGCCTGCCCTATGCCTTTGCCTCGCATTTCGCCCCGCGCTACATGCACGAAGCTATCCGTATCTACCGTAACCACTTCCAGCCTTCGGCAGTGCTCGAAAAACCGTATGTGATGCTGGGAGTGCCACTGGTTGCGGCCGACACCGATGAGCAGGCCAATTACCTGGCGACCTCGGTGTATCAGCGAATTCTTGCCCTGATGCGCGGCCAGAGCCTGGTACAGCGGCCACCGGTGCAAAGCATGGACGGCCTGTGGCTGCCCCATGAACGCGAGGCGGTGGGTGATTTCCTGGGACTGGCGATGGTTGGCGGACCACAAAAGATCCGCGCCAAACTCGATGTCTTGCTGGAGCAAACCCAGGCAGATGAGCTGATCTTCACCTGCGACCTGTATGAGCATGCGGACCGGATTCGATCCTATGAGTTGCTGTCTCAGGTGATGCGCGGAAATTGA
- a CDS encoding DUF1161 domain-containing protein — protein MIRVAIAVLASLLATSALAAPKNCEELKAEIEAKIQANNVSSYTLEIVKNEDVHDQNMVVGSCEGGTKKIIYQKNDR, from the coding sequence ATGATCCGTGTTGCAATTGCTGTGCTGGCTTCGCTGCTGGCGACTTCTGCGCTGGCTGCGCCAAAGAATTGCGAAGAGCTCAAGGCCGAGATCGAAGCGAAGATCCAGGCCAATAACGTGAGCTCCTACACCCTGGAAATCGTCAAGAACGAGGATGTTCACGACCAGAACATGGTCGTTGGCAGCTGTGAGGGTGGCACCAAGAAGATCATCTACCAGAAAAATGATCGCTAG
- a CDS encoding PA0061/PA0062 family lipoprotein, which translates to MRQPMMLIALSTLGACANPLPPVDSKQAWVDLYTMTPGKLLMADRLDGERLNDGRFFQVTPGKHELTVRFDFEVYSGGFSMNPVERTCYLKVRYDHFEAGQRYRLEARAPAMQPSAYLYDAQRKVVAEEANDKFCIP; encoded by the coding sequence ATGCGCCAGCCAATGATGCTGATTGCCCTCAGTACCCTGGGGGCTTGCGCCAACCCCTTGCCGCCTGTTGATAGCAAACAGGCCTGGGTCGACCTCTACACCATGACGCCCGGCAAGTTGCTGATGGCCGACCGCCTGGATGGCGAGCGCCTCAACGACGGGCGCTTCTTCCAGGTCACACCGGGCAAGCACGAGTTGACCGTACGCTTCGATTTCGAGGTGTATTCCGGGGGCTTCTCGATGAATCCGGTAGAGCGCACCTGTTACCTGAAAGTGCGCTACGACCACTTTGAAGCCGGCCAGCGCTATCGCCTCGAAGCGCGGGCGCCAGCCATGCAACCCAGCGCCTATCTCTACGACGCGCAGCGCAAGGTCGTCGCCGAAGAAGCCAACGACAAATTCTGCATTCCCTGA
- a CDS encoding PA0061/PA0062 family lipoprotein has protein sequence MRTLLVISALLLLSGCAGLLLPHPDPNQAWIDLATGQDDTLHAVEVDDRAWADKRYFEVSPGSHELTVRYLFPVTPSNIGPVSEPLWRDCQLNVKFKDFSAGQRYQLEAGSIGFRPWAKLYDEQRNLVSKGLPAGCQRT, from the coding sequence ATGCGTACACTGCTTGTCATCAGTGCTCTTCTGCTTCTGTCCGGCTGTGCCGGGTTGTTGTTGCCTCATCCCGACCCGAATCAGGCCTGGATCGACCTCGCCACCGGCCAGGACGATACCTTGCATGCTGTGGAAGTGGACGACCGGGCCTGGGCCGACAAACGCTATTTCGAAGTGTCGCCAGGCAGCCATGAGCTGACCGTGCGCTACCTGTTTCCGGTAACGCCGAGCAATATCGGCCCGGTCAGTGAACCGCTGTGGCGCGATTGCCAGCTGAATGTGAAATTCAAGGATTTCAGTGCCGGACAACGCTATCAGCTTGAAGCCGGCAGCATCGGCTTTCGGCCATGGGCCAAGCTGTATGACGAGCAGCGCAATCTGGTCAGTAAAGGGCTACCGGCGGGCTGCCAGCGCACCTGA
- a CDS encoding aminopeptidase — protein MLRLFLLLRSSHGALDHFFRYLVPLLAFGLLNGCSSISYYGQLASGQLQLLQARQPVAELVADPATPAKLRQHLLQAEQARAFASAQLKLPDNRSYRVYADIGRPFVVWNVFATPEFSLEPQTHCFPIAGCVAYRGYYSQGAARGAAALQKQQGLDVYVGGVEAYSTLGWFDDPILSSMLGWGDERLASVIFHELAHQRLYVQDDTAFNESFATFVEQQGARQWRAARGLPAQTQDDGQQRDQFVALVLASRERLKTLYAAPLSESGKRAGKQAEFERLRRDYRTLRDSQWGGKGRYDAWINAPMNNAKLLPFGLYDQWVPAFAGLFAQVSGDWEVFYERVETLGRLPLEQRHQALKSIAGQARSHSVGRSGLAPR, from the coding sequence ATGCTTCGACTATTTCTTTTATTGCGCTCAAGTCATGGGGCACTCGACCATTTTTTTCGCTACTTGGTTCCCTTGTTGGCGTTCGGGCTGCTCAACGGTTGCTCCAGCATCAGTTACTACGGGCAACTGGCCAGCGGACAGTTGCAGCTGTTGCAGGCCCGTCAACCGGTGGCCGAGCTGGTAGCGGACCCAGCCACCCCGGCCAAACTGCGCCAGCATCTGCTTCAGGCCGAACAGGCACGGGCTTTTGCCAGCGCACAACTGAAGCTGCCGGATAACCGCAGCTATCGGGTGTATGCCGACATTGGCCGCCCGTTCGTGGTGTGGAATGTGTTCGCCACCCCGGAATTTTCGCTCGAACCCCAGACCCATTGTTTCCCGATTGCCGGTTGCGTCGCCTATCGCGGTTACTACAGCCAGGGTGCTGCCCGCGGGGCCGCGGCGTTGCAGAAACAGCAGGGGCTGGATGTCTATGTCGGTGGGGTGGAAGCCTACTCGACCCTGGGCTGGTTCGATGACCCGATCCTCAGCTCCATGCTTGGGTGGGGCGACGAGCGATTGGCCAGCGTTATCTTCCATGAGCTGGCGCATCAGCGCCTGTATGTGCAGGACGACACCGCGTTCAATGAGTCCTTTGCCACCTTCGTCGAGCAGCAAGGCGCTCGCCAGTGGCGGGCTGCTCGTGGCCTACCGGCGCAGACGCAGGACGACGGTCAGCAGCGTGACCAGTTCGTGGCGTTGGTGCTGGCCAGCCGGGAGCGGCTCAAGACACTGTATGCAGCACCGCTGAGCGAGTCAGGCAAACGCGCGGGCAAACAGGCCGAATTCGAACGCTTGCGCCGTGATTACCGGACGCTGCGTGATAGTCAGTGGGGAGGCAAAGGGCGCTATGACGCCTGGATCAATGCACCGATGAACAATGCCAAGCTGCTGCCATTTGGTTTGTATGACCAGTGGGTGCCGGCGTTTGCAGGATTGTTTGCCCAGGTGAGCGGGGATTGGGAGGTGTTTTATGAGCGGGTCGAAACCTTGGGCAGGCTACCCCTTGAACAGCGGCATCAGGCCTTGAAAAGCATCGCGGGGCAAGCCCGCTCCCACAGCGTCGGTAGGAGCGGGCTTGCCCCGCGATAA
- a CDS encoding HAD family hydrolase, with translation MHQQNILFDLDGTLTDPRLGITRSIQYALAKLGIDEPDLARLEHFIGPPLLQAFMQFYGFDEAKAWDAVNFYRERFKITGLYENQVFDGVQPLLEALNGQGRTLYIATSKPWEFAREIARHFQFDHHFKVIYGSELDGTRTNKVELIAHLLAEEALDPAQTLMIGDRKHDLIGARSNGLEAVAVGYGFGSHEELTAEQPAYHFATLSELHQAFLRA, from the coding sequence ATGCACCAGCAAAACATCCTTTTCGACCTCGACGGTACCCTGACCGACCCGCGCCTGGGCATTACCCGCTCGATCCAGTATGCCCTGGCCAAGCTCGGCATCGATGAGCCGGACCTGGCACGCCTGGAGCACTTCATCGGCCCGCCCTTGCTGCAGGCGTTCATGCAGTTTTATGGCTTCGACGAAGCCAAGGCCTGGGACGCGGTGAACTTCTACCGTGAGCGCTTCAAGATCACCGGGTTGTACGAGAACCAGGTGTTCGACGGCGTCCAGCCATTGCTAGAAGCCTTGAACGGGCAGGGCAGGACGCTGTACATCGCCACCTCCAAACCCTGGGAGTTCGCCCGCGAGATCGCCCGGCACTTCCAGTTCGATCATCACTTCAAGGTGATCTACGGCAGCGAGCTCGACGGCACCCGTACCAACAAGGTCGAACTCATCGCCCACCTGCTGGCTGAAGAAGCGCTGGACCCGGCTCAGACGCTGATGATCGGCGACCGCAAACATGACCTGATCGGGGCCCGCAGCAATGGTCTTGAGGCGGTGGCGGTGGGTTATGGGTTTGGCAGCCATGAAGAGCTGACGGCGGAGCAGCCGGCTTATCACTTTGCGACCTTGAGTGAGTTGCATCAGGCTTTTCTGCGGGCTTGA